The Halosimplex litoreum genome has a window encoding:
- a CDS encoding nuclear transport factor 2 family protein — translation MDETDTETREVVDGQLAAYNDGDAEAFASHFAEDAVIAPLSGDETTAEGREAIREQYADLFAAYPDLNCAFAERLTVGPFEAVRERVAGMDDPMEALAVYEVREGAIRRLWLGHA, via the coding sequence ATGGACGAGACCGACACCGAGACGCGCGAGGTCGTGGACGGACAGCTCGCGGCCTACAACGACGGCGACGCCGAAGCGTTCGCGTCGCACTTCGCCGAGGACGCGGTCATCGCGCCGCTGTCGGGCGACGAGACTACCGCCGAGGGCCGCGAAGCCATTCGCGAGCAGTACGCCGACCTCTTCGCGGCGTACCCGGACCTGAACTGTGCGTTCGCGGAGCGCCTCACCGTCGGCCCGTTCGAGGCCGTCCGCGAGCGGGTCGCCGGGATGGACGACCCGATGGAGGCGCTTGCCGTCTACGAAGTCCGGGAGGGAGCCATCCGGCGACTCTGGCTCGGTCACGCGTGA
- the purM gene encoding phosphoribosylformylglycinamidine cyclo-ligase: MTDGDADDADGTDEEGLTYAEAGVDIAGQEAATAALVGATGDFEGDYAGLLDIGDRYLALAADGVGTKLLVAEALDDYSTIGIDCIAMNANDLVAAGVDPVAFVDYLAVEEPDDETAAAIGAGLDEGAEQAGVALVGGETAVMPDVIKGLDIAGTCAGLAPKDAIFPGEAEAGDVVVGWSSSGIHSNGLTLAREAATRNHEYTDPFPPNPDRSIGEELLEPTRIYSDLLGPLREIDTHAAAHVTGGGWTNLTRMGALRYEIDDPFDAQPVFEFVQQEGDVTDEEMHRTFNMGTGFVAAMSEDDAEKVVDATDDGRVIGRVEDGDAAVTVRGLELTE; this comes from the coding sequence ATGACCGACGGGGACGCGGACGACGCGGACGGGACCGACGAGGAGGGACTGACCTACGCCGAGGCGGGCGTCGACATCGCCGGCCAGGAGGCCGCGACGGCGGCGCTCGTGGGCGCCACGGGCGATTTCGAGGGCGACTACGCCGGCCTGCTCGACATCGGCGACCGCTACCTCGCGCTGGCGGCCGACGGCGTCGGGACCAAACTGCTCGTCGCCGAGGCGCTCGACGACTACTCGACCATCGGCATCGACTGCATCGCGATGAACGCCAACGACCTGGTCGCGGCGGGCGTCGACCCCGTCGCCTTCGTCGACTACCTCGCCGTCGAGGAGCCCGACGACGAGACGGCCGCCGCTATCGGCGCGGGGCTGGACGAAGGCGCCGAACAGGCGGGTGTCGCGCTCGTCGGCGGCGAGACCGCCGTGATGCCCGACGTGATCAAGGGCCTCGACATCGCCGGCACCTGCGCCGGTCTCGCGCCCAAAGACGCCATCTTCCCCGGCGAGGCCGAGGCCGGCGACGTGGTCGTCGGCTGGTCCTCCTCGGGCATCCACTCCAACGGACTGACGCTGGCTCGTGAGGCCGCGACCCGGAACCACGAGTACACCGACCCGTTCCCGCCGAACCCCGACAGGTCGATCGGCGAGGAACTGCTCGAACCGACGCGCATCTACAGCGACCTCCTGGGCCCGCTGCGCGAGATCGACACCCACGCCGCCGCCCACGTCACCGGCGGCGGCTGGACGAACCTCACCCGGATGGGCGCCTTGCGCTACGAGATCGACGACCCGTTCGACGCCCAGCCGGTTTTCGAGTTCGTCCAGCAGGAGGGCGACGTGACCGACGAGGAGATGCACCGCACGTTCAACATGGGTACCGGGTTCGTCGCCGCGATGTCCGAAGACGACGCCGAGAAAGTCGTCGACGCGACCGACGACGGCCGGGTTATCGGTCGCGTCGAGGACGGCGACGCCGCGGTCACGGTTCGCGGACTCGAACTGACCGAGTAA